The following proteins are encoded in a genomic region of Syngnathoides biaculeatus isolate LvHL_M chromosome 15, ASM1980259v1, whole genome shotgun sequence:
- the atp2c1 gene encoding calcium-transporting ATPase type 2C member 1 isoform X2, giving the protein MLSHDDMMVPVLSSKKASELPVSEVACALQANLQYGLGEDEVARRRVFHGWNEFNIGEDEPLWMKYISQFKDPLILLLLASAVISVLMRQFDDAISITVAIVIVVTVAFVQEYRSEKSLEELGKLVPPQCHCIRRGQLQRVLARELVPGDTVCLTVGERVPADLRLFEASDLSVDESSLTGENAPCAKSTAPQPAVGNGDIASRANVAFMGTLVRCGKAKGVVIGTGENSEFGEVFKMMQAEEAPKTPLQKSMDLLGKQLSLYSFGIIGVIMLVGWLQGKRVMDMFTIGVSLAVAAIPEGLPIVVTVTLALGVMRMVKKRAIVKKLPIVETLSCCNVICSDKTGTLTKNEMTVTQMFASDGLHAEVTGVGYNGAGEVLVDGEIAHGFSHPSLGKIAEVGCVCNDSVIRNGTLLGRPTEGALVALAMKMGLEGVRQEFVRVEEHPFTSDKKWMAVRCVHRTQKDKAGVLFVKGAYERVIRFCDSYDGRGGACPLDQQRLELYRQQITYMGTAGLRVLAFASGHEMGTLTFLGLVGIIDPPRSGVKEAVATLIGSGVAIKMITGDSQETAASIAGRLGLWSKGGECLSGEEVDRLDLQQLSRIVPRVSVFYRASPRHKLKIVKVSTKPSRRADRPFAFGAQSLQNTGAVVAMTGDGVNDAVALKAADIGVAMGRAGTDVCKEAADMILVDDDFNTIMSAIEEGKGIYNNIKNFVRFQLSTSIAALTLISLATLMNFPNPLNAMQILWINIIMDGPPAQSLGVEPVDRAVILKPPRNVSDSIITRGLIGKVLLSALVIVCGTLFVFWRELQDNVITPRDTTVTFTCFVFFDMFNALSSRSQTRMVHEMGLCSNRTFCLAVLASIMGQLLVVYFPPLQSVFQTESLSLSDLLSLVALTSSVCVVSEAVKKAERWRSAARRAPSPDSFHQV; this is encoded by the exons ATG CTTTCCCACGATGACATGATGGTTCCCGTGCTGAGCTCCAAAAAAGCCAGCGAGCTGCCCGTCAGCGAGGTGGCGTGCGCTCTTCAG GCCAACCTTCAGTACGGGCTGGGCGAGGACGAGGTGGCTCGACGCAGGGTCTTCCACGGCTGGAACGAGTTCAACATCGGCGAGGACGAGCCGCTGTGGATGAAGTACATCTCGCAG TTCAAAGATCCGCTgatcctgctgctgctggcgtCGGCCGTCATCAGCGTCCTCATGCGGCAGTTCGACGACGCCATCAGCATCACCGTG GccatcgtcatcgtcgtcaccGTCGCCTTCGTTCAG GAGTATCGCTCGGAGAAGTCTCTGGAAGAGCTGGGAAAACTGGTCCCGCCGCAATGTCACTG CATCCGCCGAGGGCAGCTGCAGCGCGTGCTGGCCAGAGAACTGGTCCCGGGGGACACGGTCTGCCTGACGGTGGGAGAGCGGGTCCCGGCGGATCTCCGCCTCTTCGAG GCCAGCGACCTCTCCGTGGACGAGTCCAGTCTGACGGGCGAGAATGCGCCCTGCGCCAAGTCCACCGCGCCCCAGCCGGCCGTCGGCAACGGCGACATCGCATCCCGCGCCAACGTGGCCTTCATGGGCACGCTGGTGCGCTGCGGCAAAGCCAAG GGCGTCGTCATCGGAACCGGCGAGAACTCTGAGTTCGGGGAGGTCTTCAAGATGATGCAAGCGGAGGAG GCCCCCAAGACGCCGCTGCAGAAGAGCATGGACCTGCTGGGCAAGCAGCTCTCGCTCTACTCCTTCGGCATCATCG GGGTCATCATGCTGGTGGGTTGGCTGCAGGGCAAGAGGGTCATGGACATGTTCACCATCGGCGTCAG TCTGGCGGTGGCGGCCATTCCCGAAGGTCTCCCCATCGTGGTGACGGTGACGCTGGCCCTGGGCGTCATGCGGATGGTGAAGAAGAGAGCCATCGTCAAGAAGCTCCCCATCGTGGAGACCCTAa GCTGCTGCAACGTCATCTGCTCGGACAAGACGGGCACGCTGACCAAGAACGAGATGACCGTCACGCAGATGTTCGCGTCGGACGGACTCCACGCCGAG GTGACGGGCGTGGGCTACAACGGCGCCGGAGAGGTTTTAGTGGACGGGGAAATCGCGCACGGCTTTTCTCACCCTTCCCTCGGCAAGATCGCGGAG GTGGGCTGCGTGTGTAACGACTCGGTCATCCGGAACGGGACCCTGCTGGGCCGGCCCACCGAGGGGGCGCTGGTGGCCCTCGCCATGAAG ATGGGCCTGGAGGGCGTCCGGCAGGAGTTTGTGCGTGTGGAGGAGCATCCCTTCACGTCCGACAAAAAGTGGATGGCGGTGCGCTGCGTTCACCGCACGCAGAAG GATAAGGCGGGCGTGTTGTTCGTGAAGGGCGCCTACGAGCGGGTGATCCGCTTCTGCGACTCGTACGACGGCCGAGGCGGCGCCTGTCCTCTGGACCAGCAGCGCTTGGAGCTCTACCGCCAGCAGATCACCTACATGGGCACCGCCGGTCTCCGAG TGTTGGCGTTTGCTTCCGGGCACGAGATGGGAACTCTGACCTTCCTGGGCCTGGTGGGCATCATCGACCCGCCCAGGTCGGGGGTCAAAGAGGCGGTGGCCACGCTCATCGGCTCGGGCGTCGCCATCAAGATGATCACCGGCGACTCTCAGGAGACCGCCGCCTCCATAG CCGGCCGTCTGGGCCTGTGGTCCAAAGGAGGCGAGTGCTTGTCGGGCGAGGAAGTCGACCGTCTGGACCTGCAGCAGCTGTCGCGGATCGTCCCCCGA GTCTCCGTGTTCTACCGAGCCAGCCCCAGACACAAGCTCAAGATTGTCAAGGTGAGCACAAAACCTTCGAGACGCGCAGACCGTCCTTTTGCCTTTGGCGCGCAGTCTCTGCAGAACACCGGCGCCGTGGTGGCCATGACGGGCGACGGCGTGAACGACGCGGTGGCCCTGAAGGCGGCCGACATCGGCGTGGCCATGGGCCGGGCCGGAACCGACGTCTGCAAGGAGGCCGCCGACATGATCCTGGTGGACGACGACTTCAACACCATCAT GTCGGCCATCGAGGAGGGAAAAGGAATCTACAACAACATCAAGAACTTTGTGCGCTTCCAACTCAGCAC GAGCATCGCGGCGCTGACCCTCATCTCCTTGGCGACGCTGATGAACTTCCCCAACCCGCTGAACGCCATGCAGATCCTTTGGATCAACATCATCATGGACGGGCCGCCCGCGCAGAG TTTGGGCGTGGAGCCGGTGGACCGCGCGGTGATCCTGAAGCCCCCCCGCAACGTTTCCGACAGCATCATCACCCGCGGCCTCATCGGCAAGGTTCTGCTGTCGGCCTTGGTCATCGTCTGCGGGACGCTCTTCGTCTTCTGGAGAGAG CTCCAGGACAACGTGATCACCCCTCGCGACACCACCGTGACCTTCACCTGCTTCGTCTTCTTCGACATGTTCAACGCGCTCAGCTCGCGCTCGCAG ACACGCATGGTGCACGAGATGGGCCTGTGCAGCAACCGCACCTTCTGCCTGGCCGTGCTGGCGTCCATCATGGGCCAGCTGCTGGTGGTCTACTTCCCGCCGCTGCAGAGCGTCTTCCAGACCGAGAGCCTGAGCCTGTCCG ACCTGCTGTCGCTGGTGGCGTTGACCTCGTCCGTGTGCGTCGTGTCGGAGGCCGTCAAGAAAGCGGAGAGGTGGCGAAGCGCGGCGCGGAGAGCGCCCTCCCCCGACTCCTTCCATCAGGTATGA
- the atp2c1 gene encoding calcium-transporting ATPase type 2C member 1 isoform X4, which produces MLKEQELLLSHDDMMVPVLSSKKASELPVSEVACALQANLQYGLGEDEVARRRVFHGWNEFNIGEDEPLWMKYISQFKDPLILLLLASAVISVLMRQFDDAISITVAIVIVVTVAFVQEYRSEKSLEELGKLVPPQCHCIRRGQLQRVLARELVPGDTVCLTVGERVPADLRLFEASDLSVDESSLTGENAPCAKSTAPQPAVGNGDIASRANVAFMGTLVRCGKAKGVVIGTGENSEFGEVFKMMQAEEAPKTPLQKSMDLLGKQLSLYSFGIIGVIMLVGWLQGKRVMDMFTIGVSLAVAAIPEGLPIVVTVTLALGVMRMVKKRAIVKKLPIVETLSCCNVICSDKTGTLTKNEMTVTQMFASDGLHAEVTGVGYNGAGEVLVDGEIAHGFSHPSLGKIAEVGCVCNDSVIRNGTLLGRPTEGALVALAMKMGLEGVRQEFVRVEEHPFTSDKKWMAVRCVHRTQKDKAGVLFVKGAYERVIRFCDSYDGRGGACPLDQQRLELYRQQITYMGTAGLRVLAFASGHEMGTLTFLGLVGIIDPPRSGVKEAVATLIGSGVAIKMITGDSQETAASIAGRLGLWSKGGECLSGEEVDRLDLQQLSRIVPRVSVFYRASPRHKLKIVKSLQNTGAVVAMTGDGVNDAVALKAADIGVAMGRAGTDVCKEAADMILVDDDFNTIMSAIEEGKGIYNNIKNFVRFQLSTSIAALTLISLATLMNFPNPLNAMQILWINIIMDGPPAQSLGVEPVDRAVILKPPRNVSDSIITRGLIGKVLLSALVIVCGTLFVFWRELQDNVITPRDTTVTFTCFVFFDMFNALSSRSQTRMVHEMGLCSNRTFCLAVLASIMGQLLVVYFPPLQSVFQTESLSLSDLLSLVALTSSVCVVSEAVKKAERWRSAARRAPSPDSFHQV; this is translated from the exons ATGTTAAAAGAACAGGAACTGCTG CTTTCCCACGATGACATGATGGTTCCCGTGCTGAGCTCCAAAAAAGCCAGCGAGCTGCCCGTCAGCGAGGTGGCGTGCGCTCTTCAG GCCAACCTTCAGTACGGGCTGGGCGAGGACGAGGTGGCTCGACGCAGGGTCTTCCACGGCTGGAACGAGTTCAACATCGGCGAGGACGAGCCGCTGTGGATGAAGTACATCTCGCAG TTCAAAGATCCGCTgatcctgctgctgctggcgtCGGCCGTCATCAGCGTCCTCATGCGGCAGTTCGACGACGCCATCAGCATCACCGTG GccatcgtcatcgtcgtcaccGTCGCCTTCGTTCAG GAGTATCGCTCGGAGAAGTCTCTGGAAGAGCTGGGAAAACTGGTCCCGCCGCAATGTCACTG CATCCGCCGAGGGCAGCTGCAGCGCGTGCTGGCCAGAGAACTGGTCCCGGGGGACACGGTCTGCCTGACGGTGGGAGAGCGGGTCCCGGCGGATCTCCGCCTCTTCGAG GCCAGCGACCTCTCCGTGGACGAGTCCAGTCTGACGGGCGAGAATGCGCCCTGCGCCAAGTCCACCGCGCCCCAGCCGGCCGTCGGCAACGGCGACATCGCATCCCGCGCCAACGTGGCCTTCATGGGCACGCTGGTGCGCTGCGGCAAAGCCAAG GGCGTCGTCATCGGAACCGGCGAGAACTCTGAGTTCGGGGAGGTCTTCAAGATGATGCAAGCGGAGGAG GCCCCCAAGACGCCGCTGCAGAAGAGCATGGACCTGCTGGGCAAGCAGCTCTCGCTCTACTCCTTCGGCATCATCG GGGTCATCATGCTGGTGGGTTGGCTGCAGGGCAAGAGGGTCATGGACATGTTCACCATCGGCGTCAG TCTGGCGGTGGCGGCCATTCCCGAAGGTCTCCCCATCGTGGTGACGGTGACGCTGGCCCTGGGCGTCATGCGGATGGTGAAGAAGAGAGCCATCGTCAAGAAGCTCCCCATCGTGGAGACCCTAa GCTGCTGCAACGTCATCTGCTCGGACAAGACGGGCACGCTGACCAAGAACGAGATGACCGTCACGCAGATGTTCGCGTCGGACGGACTCCACGCCGAG GTGACGGGCGTGGGCTACAACGGCGCCGGAGAGGTTTTAGTGGACGGGGAAATCGCGCACGGCTTTTCTCACCCTTCCCTCGGCAAGATCGCGGAG GTGGGCTGCGTGTGTAACGACTCGGTCATCCGGAACGGGACCCTGCTGGGCCGGCCCACCGAGGGGGCGCTGGTGGCCCTCGCCATGAAG ATGGGCCTGGAGGGCGTCCGGCAGGAGTTTGTGCGTGTGGAGGAGCATCCCTTCACGTCCGACAAAAAGTGGATGGCGGTGCGCTGCGTTCACCGCACGCAGAAG GATAAGGCGGGCGTGTTGTTCGTGAAGGGCGCCTACGAGCGGGTGATCCGCTTCTGCGACTCGTACGACGGCCGAGGCGGCGCCTGTCCTCTGGACCAGCAGCGCTTGGAGCTCTACCGCCAGCAGATCACCTACATGGGCACCGCCGGTCTCCGAG TGTTGGCGTTTGCTTCCGGGCACGAGATGGGAACTCTGACCTTCCTGGGCCTGGTGGGCATCATCGACCCGCCCAGGTCGGGGGTCAAAGAGGCGGTGGCCACGCTCATCGGCTCGGGCGTCGCCATCAAGATGATCACCGGCGACTCTCAGGAGACCGCCGCCTCCATAG CCGGCCGTCTGGGCCTGTGGTCCAAAGGAGGCGAGTGCTTGTCGGGCGAGGAAGTCGACCGTCTGGACCTGCAGCAGCTGTCGCGGATCGTCCCCCGA GTCTCCGTGTTCTACCGAGCCAGCCCCAGACACAAGCTCAAGATTGTCAAG TCTCTGCAGAACACCGGCGCCGTGGTGGCCATGACGGGCGACGGCGTGAACGACGCGGTGGCCCTGAAGGCGGCCGACATCGGCGTGGCCATGGGCCGGGCCGGAACCGACGTCTGCAAGGAGGCCGCCGACATGATCCTGGTGGACGACGACTTCAACACCATCAT GTCGGCCATCGAGGAGGGAAAAGGAATCTACAACAACATCAAGAACTTTGTGCGCTTCCAACTCAGCAC GAGCATCGCGGCGCTGACCCTCATCTCCTTGGCGACGCTGATGAACTTCCCCAACCCGCTGAACGCCATGCAGATCCTTTGGATCAACATCATCATGGACGGGCCGCCCGCGCAGAG TTTGGGCGTGGAGCCGGTGGACCGCGCGGTGATCCTGAAGCCCCCCCGCAACGTTTCCGACAGCATCATCACCCGCGGCCTCATCGGCAAGGTTCTGCTGTCGGCCTTGGTCATCGTCTGCGGGACGCTCTTCGTCTTCTGGAGAGAG CTCCAGGACAACGTGATCACCCCTCGCGACACCACCGTGACCTTCACCTGCTTCGTCTTCTTCGACATGTTCAACGCGCTCAGCTCGCGCTCGCAG ACACGCATGGTGCACGAGATGGGCCTGTGCAGCAACCGCACCTTCTGCCTGGCCGTGCTGGCGTCCATCATGGGCCAGCTGCTGGTGGTCTACTTCCCGCCGCTGCAGAGCGTCTTCCAGACCGAGAGCCTGAGCCTGTCCG ACCTGCTGTCGCTGGTGGCGTTGACCTCGTCCGTGTGCGTCGTGTCGGAGGCCGTCAAGAAAGCGGAGAGGTGGCGAAGCGCGGCGCGGAGAGCGCCCTCCCCCGACTCCTTCCATCAGGTATGA
- the atp2c1 gene encoding calcium-transporting ATPase type 2C member 1 isoform X5: protein MLKEQELLLSHDDMMVPVLSSKKASELPVSEVACALQANLQYGLGEDEVARRRVFHGWNEFNIGEDEPLWMKYISQFKDPLILLLLASAVISVLMRQFDDAISITVAIVIVVTVAFVQEYRSEKSLEELGKLVPPQCHCIRRGQLQRVLARELVPGDTVCLTVGERVPADLRLFEASDLSVDESSLTGENAPCAKSTAPQPAVGNGDIASRANVAFMGTLVRCGKAKGVVIGTGENSEFGEVFKMMQAEEAPKTPLQKSMDLLGKQLSLYSFGIIGVIMLVGWLQGKRVMDMFTIGVSLAVAAIPEGLPIVVTVTLALGVMRMVKKRAIVKKLPIVETLSCCNVICSDKTGTLTKNEMTVTQMFASDGLHAEVGCVCNDSVIRNGTLLGRPTEGALVALAMKMGLEGVRQEFVRVEEHPFTSDKKWMAVRCVHRTQKDKAGVLFVKGAYERVIRFCDSYDGRGGACPLDQQRLELYRQQITYMGTAGLRVLAFASGHEMGTLTFLGLVGIIDPPRSGVKEAVATLIGSGVAIKMITGDSQETAASIAGRLGLWSKGGECLSGEEVDRLDLQQLSRIVPRVSVFYRASPRHKLKIVKVSTKPSRRADRPFAFGAQSLQNTGAVVAMTGDGVNDAVALKAADIGVAMGRAGTDVCKEAADMILVDDDFNTIMSAIEEGKGIYNNIKNFVRFQLSTSIAALTLISLATLMNFPNPLNAMQILWINIIMDGPPAQSLGVEPVDRAVILKPPRNVSDSIITRGLIGKVLLSALVIVCGTLFVFWRELQDNVITPRDTTVTFTCFVFFDMFNALSSRSQTRMVHEMGLCSNRTFCLAVLASIMGQLLVVYFPPLQSVFQTESLSLSDLLSLVALTSSVCVVSEAVKKAERWRSAARRAPSPDSFHQV from the exons ATGTTAAAAGAACAGGAACTGCTG CTTTCCCACGATGACATGATGGTTCCCGTGCTGAGCTCCAAAAAAGCCAGCGAGCTGCCCGTCAGCGAGGTGGCGTGCGCTCTTCAG GCCAACCTTCAGTACGGGCTGGGCGAGGACGAGGTGGCTCGACGCAGGGTCTTCCACGGCTGGAACGAGTTCAACATCGGCGAGGACGAGCCGCTGTGGATGAAGTACATCTCGCAG TTCAAAGATCCGCTgatcctgctgctgctggcgtCGGCCGTCATCAGCGTCCTCATGCGGCAGTTCGACGACGCCATCAGCATCACCGTG GccatcgtcatcgtcgtcaccGTCGCCTTCGTTCAG GAGTATCGCTCGGAGAAGTCTCTGGAAGAGCTGGGAAAACTGGTCCCGCCGCAATGTCACTG CATCCGCCGAGGGCAGCTGCAGCGCGTGCTGGCCAGAGAACTGGTCCCGGGGGACACGGTCTGCCTGACGGTGGGAGAGCGGGTCCCGGCGGATCTCCGCCTCTTCGAG GCCAGCGACCTCTCCGTGGACGAGTCCAGTCTGACGGGCGAGAATGCGCCCTGCGCCAAGTCCACCGCGCCCCAGCCGGCCGTCGGCAACGGCGACATCGCATCCCGCGCCAACGTGGCCTTCATGGGCACGCTGGTGCGCTGCGGCAAAGCCAAG GGCGTCGTCATCGGAACCGGCGAGAACTCTGAGTTCGGGGAGGTCTTCAAGATGATGCAAGCGGAGGAG GCCCCCAAGACGCCGCTGCAGAAGAGCATGGACCTGCTGGGCAAGCAGCTCTCGCTCTACTCCTTCGGCATCATCG GGGTCATCATGCTGGTGGGTTGGCTGCAGGGCAAGAGGGTCATGGACATGTTCACCATCGGCGTCAG TCTGGCGGTGGCGGCCATTCCCGAAGGTCTCCCCATCGTGGTGACGGTGACGCTGGCCCTGGGCGTCATGCGGATGGTGAAGAAGAGAGCCATCGTCAAGAAGCTCCCCATCGTGGAGACCCTAa GCTGCTGCAACGTCATCTGCTCGGACAAGACGGGCACGCTGACCAAGAACGAGATGACCGTCACGCAGATGTTCGCGTCGGACGGACTCCACGCCGAG GTGGGCTGCGTGTGTAACGACTCGGTCATCCGGAACGGGACCCTGCTGGGCCGGCCCACCGAGGGGGCGCTGGTGGCCCTCGCCATGAAG ATGGGCCTGGAGGGCGTCCGGCAGGAGTTTGTGCGTGTGGAGGAGCATCCCTTCACGTCCGACAAAAAGTGGATGGCGGTGCGCTGCGTTCACCGCACGCAGAAG GATAAGGCGGGCGTGTTGTTCGTGAAGGGCGCCTACGAGCGGGTGATCCGCTTCTGCGACTCGTACGACGGCCGAGGCGGCGCCTGTCCTCTGGACCAGCAGCGCTTGGAGCTCTACCGCCAGCAGATCACCTACATGGGCACCGCCGGTCTCCGAG TGTTGGCGTTTGCTTCCGGGCACGAGATGGGAACTCTGACCTTCCTGGGCCTGGTGGGCATCATCGACCCGCCCAGGTCGGGGGTCAAAGAGGCGGTGGCCACGCTCATCGGCTCGGGCGTCGCCATCAAGATGATCACCGGCGACTCTCAGGAGACCGCCGCCTCCATAG CCGGCCGTCTGGGCCTGTGGTCCAAAGGAGGCGAGTGCTTGTCGGGCGAGGAAGTCGACCGTCTGGACCTGCAGCAGCTGTCGCGGATCGTCCCCCGA GTCTCCGTGTTCTACCGAGCCAGCCCCAGACACAAGCTCAAGATTGTCAAGGTGAGCACAAAACCTTCGAGACGCGCAGACCGTCCTTTTGCCTTTGGCGCGCAGTCTCTGCAGAACACCGGCGCCGTGGTGGCCATGACGGGCGACGGCGTGAACGACGCGGTGGCCCTGAAGGCGGCCGACATCGGCGTGGCCATGGGCCGGGCCGGAACCGACGTCTGCAAGGAGGCCGCCGACATGATCCTGGTGGACGACGACTTCAACACCATCAT GTCGGCCATCGAGGAGGGAAAAGGAATCTACAACAACATCAAGAACTTTGTGCGCTTCCAACTCAGCAC GAGCATCGCGGCGCTGACCCTCATCTCCTTGGCGACGCTGATGAACTTCCCCAACCCGCTGAACGCCATGCAGATCCTTTGGATCAACATCATCATGGACGGGCCGCCCGCGCAGAG TTTGGGCGTGGAGCCGGTGGACCGCGCGGTGATCCTGAAGCCCCCCCGCAACGTTTCCGACAGCATCATCACCCGCGGCCTCATCGGCAAGGTTCTGCTGTCGGCCTTGGTCATCGTCTGCGGGACGCTCTTCGTCTTCTGGAGAGAG CTCCAGGACAACGTGATCACCCCTCGCGACACCACCGTGACCTTCACCTGCTTCGTCTTCTTCGACATGTTCAACGCGCTCAGCTCGCGCTCGCAG ACACGCATGGTGCACGAGATGGGCCTGTGCAGCAACCGCACCTTCTGCCTGGCCGTGCTGGCGTCCATCATGGGCCAGCTGCTGGTGGTCTACTTCCCGCCGCTGCAGAGCGTCTTCCAGACCGAGAGCCTGAGCCTGTCCG ACCTGCTGTCGCTGGTGGCGTTGACCTCGTCCGTGTGCGTCGTGTCGGAGGCCGTCAAGAAAGCGGAGAGGTGGCGAAGCGCGGCGCGGAGAGCGCCCTCCCCCGACTCCTTCCATCAGGTATGA